The following are encoded in a window of Dysidea avara chromosome 4, odDysAvar1.4, whole genome shotgun sequence genomic DNA:
- the LOC136253459 gene encoding opioid growth factor receptor-like protein 1 isoform X1, which produces MEERNLDSDSQATVYSQVTKILDSQAKEDINGAKSADTDIVSDKDMDSSDDEKSNVPRPWDRFWRSDDPVKKRKIMIPQNPSTWSVQDTVAYRRGYPGKKDNPALKYNLKFYQNNIPSARKGDYIDNIHELWWGNYNHLEWDHSYIGWLFPIREKGLNMHAHELQLHEAKEICKDKVAHGRVLKSYKMMLDFYGMRLKDDKTGEVERADNWKERFSHLNHYTRNHLRITRILKCLGEMEYEHLKSPFIQFVLNEIIVEQTLYNCLQSCIDYWLQVIRDDKERETLLNSAEELAKTTQPEKKEAKKILPPGNDTQPEIDAQIKKATKSTQA; this is translated from the exons ATGGAAG AAAGAAACTTAGATAGTGACAGCCAAGCCACAGTCTACAGTCAAGTTACAAAGATCTTAGACAGTCAGGCTAAGGAGGACATCAATGGTGCTAAGTCAGCAGATACTGACATAGTTAGTGACAAAGACATGGACAGCAGTGATGATGAAAAGAGCAATGTTCCTAGACCATGGGACCGGTTTTGGCGATCTGACGATCCG GTGAAGAAAAGAAAGATCATGATCCCTCAGAATCCGTCAACTTGGAGTGTGCAAGACACAGTGGCATACAGGAGAGGTTACCCT GGAAAGAAAGACAATCCAGCACTGAAATATAATTTGAAGTTTTATCAGAACAACATTCCATCAGCCCGAAAAG GTGATTACATTGATAACATACATGAACTGTGGTGGGGCAACTACAATCATTTGGAGTGGGACCACAGTTACATTGGGTGGTTGTTCCCCATCAGAGAGAAAGGATTAAACATGCATGCCCATGAGTTGCAGCTTCATGAGGCTAAG GAAATCTGCAAGGACAAAGTTGCTCATGGTAGGGTACTAAAGTCCTATAAGATGATGTTGGATTTCTATGGGATGAGGTTGAAGGATGATAAGACTGGTGAAGTAGAAAGAGCTGATAACTGGAAAGAACGTTTTAGTCATTTAAATCACTACACACGTAACCACTTGCGTATTACAAGGATACTAAAATGTCTTGGTGAGATGGAGTATGAGCACCTGAAGTCTCCTTTCATACAATTTGTGCTGAATGAGATTATTGTTGAGCAAACGTTGTACAATTGTCTTCAAAGTTGTATCGACTACTGGCTgcag GTCATTAGGGATGATAAAGAAAGAGAAACTCTTTTAAATAGTGCAGAGGAGTTAGCTAAAACAACACAACCTGAGAAAAAGGAGGCCAAGAAAATATTACCACCAGGAAATGATACACAACCAGAAATAGACGCACAAATCAAGAAAGCAACAAAGTCTACGCAAGCATGA
- the LOC136253459 gene encoding opioid growth factor receptor-like protein 1 isoform X2: MDSSDDEKSNVPRPWDRFWRSDDPVKKRKIMIPQNPSTWSVQDTVAYRRGYPGKKDNPALKYNLKFYQNNIPSARKGDYIDNIHELWWGNYNHLEWDHSYIGWLFPIREKGLNMHAHELQLHEAKEICKDKVAHGRVLKSYKMMLDFYGMRLKDDKTGEVERADNWKERFSHLNHYTRNHLRITRILKCLGEMEYEHLKSPFIQFVLNEIIVEQTLYNCLQSCIDYWLQVIRDDKERETLLNSAEELAKTTQPEKKEAKKILPPGNDTQPEIDAQIKKATKSTQA; encoded by the exons ATGGACAGCAGTGATGATGAAAAGAGCAATGTTCCTAGACCATGGGACCGGTTTTGGCGATCTGACGATCCG GTGAAGAAAAGAAAGATCATGATCCCTCAGAATCCGTCAACTTGGAGTGTGCAAGACACAGTGGCATACAGGAGAGGTTACCCT GGAAAGAAAGACAATCCAGCACTGAAATATAATTTGAAGTTTTATCAGAACAACATTCCATCAGCCCGAAAAG GTGATTACATTGATAACATACATGAACTGTGGTGGGGCAACTACAATCATTTGGAGTGGGACCACAGTTACATTGGGTGGTTGTTCCCCATCAGAGAGAAAGGATTAAACATGCATGCCCATGAGTTGCAGCTTCATGAGGCTAAG GAAATCTGCAAGGACAAAGTTGCTCATGGTAGGGTACTAAAGTCCTATAAGATGATGTTGGATTTCTATGGGATGAGGTTGAAGGATGATAAGACTGGTGAAGTAGAAAGAGCTGATAACTGGAAAGAACGTTTTAGTCATTTAAATCACTACACACGTAACCACTTGCGTATTACAAGGATACTAAAATGTCTTGGTGAGATGGAGTATGAGCACCTGAAGTCTCCTTTCATACAATTTGTGCTGAATGAGATTATTGTTGAGCAAACGTTGTACAATTGTCTTCAAAGTTGTATCGACTACTGGCTgcag GTCATTAGGGATGATAAAGAAAGAGAAACTCTTTTAAATAGTGCAGAGGAGTTAGCTAAAACAACACAACCTGAGAAAAAGGAGGCCAAGAAAATATTACCACCAGGAAATGATACACAACCAGAAATAGACGCACAAATCAAGAAAGCAACAAAGTCTACGCAAGCATGA
- the LOC136252796 gene encoding uncharacterized protein, with product MERVRGEELISSRNQHERKKGWLPLLENNDVSLLKWLTIAYLTIYSQSLIDAAVIAGHHYDHISVVESDSDARSDIEALLQQQQTINADATNRNEENCTAGTQVNIPQGKDDSRRDLVTSQTSPVDELDANSSDTDGMLHEDPITAQQQDDDVSSTDVPNVKTKKTSADIAGRKKAIQLYLDKIKKWNNCKMYDQHMLDHVLTILMQADASCRVLEENDTNIKEFEKKETFAPAQKMRNSWFSRKRVEIQDERKNIHLLGNNRIATSIKV from the exons ATGGAAAGAGTTAGAGGTGAAGAGCTAATCTCGTCTAGGAATCAACATGAGAGGAAAAAGGGGTGGCTACCACTGCTAGAAAATAATGATGTCAGTTTGTTAAAGTGGCTCACAATTGCTTATTTG ACAATATATAGTCAGAGTCTAATTGATGCTGCTGTAATTGCTGGCCACCATTATGATCATATAAGTGTTGTTGAATCTGATTCTG ATGCCAGAAGTGATATAGAAGCTCTGCTACAACAACAGCAAACTATTAATGCTGATGCAACCAATAGAAATGAAGAGAACTGTACTGCAG GTACACAGGTAAACATACCACAAGGTAAGGATGATTCCAGGCGTGATCTGGTTACCAGTCAGACCAGTCCAGTAGATGAATTGGACGCTAATTCCTCTG ACACCGATGGTATGCTGCATGAAGATCCAATCACAGCACAACAGCAGGATGATGATGTTAGCAGCACTGATGTTCCTAATGtcaaaacaaagaaaacatcag CAGATATTGCTGGAAGGAAGAAAGCTATTCAACTTTATTTGGATAAAATCAAAAAATGGAATAATTGTAAAATGTATGATCAGCATATGTTGGACCATGTCCTCACAATATTGATGCAAGCTGATGCCAGCTGTAGAGTGTTAGAAGAGAATGACACCAACATCAAGGAATTTGAAAAGAAGGAAACCTTTGCACCAGCACAAAAAATGAGAAACAGTTGGTTTTCAAGAAAACGTGTGGAAATCCAGGACGAAAGAAAAAACATACACCTTTTAGGTAACAATAGAATTGCTACTTCGATAAAGGTGTGA